One region of Planctomycetota bacterium genomic DNA includes:
- a CDS encoding ATP-binding protein, translated as MVGAFPRLLAIDLPPRQSAFLWGPRKSGKSTLLRTGFPGSLSFDFLQTDLALEMTARPALLRERILARPAAELARPIILDEVQKVPAVLDEVQWLIEHRGLRFLLCGSSARQLKRGRGNLLGGRAWRFEMAALVTAEFAAAGSPAAFDLLRALNHGLVPAHYLSTHPQRSLAAYVRDYLQEEVFAEGLTRNVPAFARFFEAVGYSHGELVNYANIARDCGVDAKTVKEYFQILCDTLLGRLVPPYKQRQERQVIGKAPKFYFFDVGVAGAISRRRIAEPRGEQFGRALEHLVLMELAAHASYRELGYGIAFWRTKAGAEVDFVLGSGEVAIEVKGTSRVDDRDLRSLVAFAEIHRPRLSIVVSNESAERVVRGIRILPWRAFFEELWGGAIIGG; from the coding sequence ATGGTTGGAGCGTTTCCTCGCCTCCTGGCGATCGACTTGCCCCCCCGGCAGTCGGCGTTTTTATGGGGACCGCGGAAGTCGGGGAAGTCGACGCTCCTGCGGACCGGCTTCCCCGGCAGCCTGTCGTTCGATTTTCTCCAGACCGACCTGGCCCTCGAGATGACCGCCCGGCCGGCGCTCCTCCGGGAGCGGATCCTCGCCCGCCCCGCGGCCGAGCTCGCGCGCCCGATCATTCTCGACGAGGTGCAGAAGGTTCCGGCCGTTCTCGACGAGGTGCAGTGGCTGATCGAGCACCGTGGGCTGCGGTTCCTGCTGTGCGGGTCGAGCGCCCGCCAGCTCAAGCGCGGCCGGGGAAATCTCCTCGGCGGGCGAGCGTGGCGATTCGAGATGGCGGCGCTGGTGACGGCGGAGTTTGCCGCCGCCGGATCGCCGGCAGCGTTCGATCTCCTCCGCGCCCTGAATCATGGCCTCGTTCCGGCCCACTACCTCTCGACCCACCCGCAGCGCTCACTCGCTGCCTACGTCCGCGACTACCTCCAGGAGGAAGTGTTCGCCGAGGGGCTGACGCGCAACGTGCCCGCCTTCGCCCGCTTCTTCGAGGCCGTCGGCTATTCCCACGGCGAGTTGGTCAACTACGCCAACATCGCCCGCGACTGCGGTGTCGATGCGAAGACCGTCAAGGAGTATTTCCAAATCCTCTGCGACACGCTCCTGGGCCGTCTCGTGCCCCCGTACAAGCAGCGTCAGGAACGGCAGGTCATCGGCAAGGCGCCGAAGTTCTATTTCTTCGACGTCGGCGTCGCCGGTGCGATCTCACGGCGTCGGATCGCGGAGCCGCGCGGCGAGCAATTCGGCAGGGCCCTCGAGCATCTGGTCCTCATGGAACTGGCCGCCCACGCGTCGTACCGCGAGTTGGGCTACGGCATCGCCTTCTGGCGGACGAAGGCCGGGGCGGAGGTCGACTTCGTGCTCGGCTCGGGGGAGGTGGCAATCGAGGTGAAGGGCACGTCGCGGGTCGACGATCGCGACCTGCGTTCGCTCGTGGCGTTCGCCGAGATCCATCGCCCGCGGCTGTCGATCGTCGTCTCCAACGAATCGGCCGAGCGCGTGGTGCGCGGCATCCGGATCCTCCCCTGGCGGGCATTCTTCGAGGAGCTGTGGGGCGGGGCGATCATCGGGGGCTGA
- a CDS encoding ribbon-helix-helix protein, CopG family produces MFRNSLSFKRFFAAFHSIASQIDIPRAINDDVIMRTIIDLTAEQVRALATLCESQKISRAEAVRRAVARYVAEEQRPGRERAFGAWKGKRIDSVALIRRLRDEWKP; encoded by the coding sequence ATGTTCCGTAATAGTTTGAGTTTCAAGCGATTTTTCGCAGCTTTTCACAGCATTGCCTCGCAGATTGACATTCCCAGAGCGATAAATGATGATGTCATCATGAGAACCATCATCGATCTGACCGCCGAACAGGTGCGGGCGCTTGCCACGCTGTGCGAGTCGCAGAAGATCTCGCGCGCCGAGGCGGTGCGCCGGGCGGTGGCGCGGTATGTCGCCGAGGAGCAGCGGCCGGGGCGAGAGCGGGCGTTCGGCGCCTGGAAGGGCAAACGCATCGACAGCGTGGCGCTGATTCGCCGGCTGCGCGACGAGTGGAAGCCATGA
- a CDS encoding type II toxin-antitoxin system VapC family toxin, translating into MRALFDSDVLIDFLRGVDAAATEIARYDDACYSVISWMEVMAGAETDEERFAAEALFESMRRIDLTAEVARRAVDLRRALRVKLPDAIVLASADREGCILVTRNTKDFDRDDPRIRVPYGG; encoded by the coding sequence ATGAGGGCGCTGTTCGACAGCGACGTGCTCATCGATTTTCTCCGTGGCGTCGATGCCGCCGCCACCGAGATCGCTCGCTACGACGACGCCTGCTACTCCGTGATCTCGTGGATGGAGGTGATGGCCGGCGCCGAGACCGACGAGGAGCGGTTTGCCGCCGAGGCGCTGTTCGAATCGATGCGGCGGATCGATCTCACCGCCGAGGTCGCACGGCGAGCGGTCGACCTGCGGCGAGCGCTTCGCGTCAAGCTTCCCGACGCCATCGTCCTGGCCAGCGCCGACCGCGAGGGCTGCATCCTCGTGACGCGGAATACGAAGGACTTCGACCGCGACGACCCGCGGATCCGCGTGCCCTACGGCGGTTGA